The genomic window CGATCTCTCTCTTCGGCATGACGCCAAATGCGCTGGCAGCGTAAGCTCCCATGAAGCGACGCCCGAAAGCAGCCGCTAGTTTATCATCCTTAAACGCTGCCCGAACCTCTTCGAGACTTCTCGCAACCATCATGCCCTCGCCAGCCGCCCAATCGGCGAAACCCTAGGCTAGCCCTCTCAGTGCGTTTTTCCAGATGTACACTGAAAGCTAATTTAGCTGCTTTGGGCCAGAAGCGGCCACTGTCGGCGTTGCAAGAACGCGACTTAGAAGCTCGACGTGGGTCTGGTTACTGGTTGCTTGCTGAGTTCTGCTCTAAGCCCGTCGCCGATGTTTGAACAGTTCAGCTTCGATGGATAGCGCGAACGTCAGCCAAAGCGGGATAGGAACCGATATCCGCAGTGTCGCCATCCCTTTCGATGTCGAGATAGAGTTTGTTTCTCTCTAGCTAACTGATTTGTTCGCGCCCGACGTCATCGACGCAGGTCAGAACGCGCTGGTCCACCCACCACCCACAGGCCGCCATAGACGAAGGCAAGGCCTGTCAAAATGGCTGCCAAACCTGAGACTTCTGAAAGGCTGGCGCCCATGGCGTTCAGGCGAACAAAGGCCTGAACGGCAGCGGTGGACGGTGAAAAATGCGCGAGCCAGACGAGACCTTCAGGCATCATGAAATGCGGCCACGCAGCGCCTGACAGGAAGAACAAGGGCGCGGAAGTGCCGACCAGAACCTGCAAGACCCGTTCATGGCGATCGAAAAGCGCGCCTAGAAGCAGACCCACAGCGGCGACCGCCGCTGAAAATATGGGCGCCAGCAGTAGGACGCCGATCAGGTTGCCTGCTCGGGGATAGTCCTGAAACCAGAACACGAAACCGAAATAGAAGAGGCTGGAGGCTGTCCCAATCGCCGTAAGCGCCAGCCACAGACCCAAGCGCGCGCTGCGTTTCAGCCTAGCCGCGCCGGTCTCTCGACGCACGGCTGTGATCACGCCGGCTCCCAGCAATAGCGTCTGCTGCAGGATGATCAAACTAACCGCCGGCACGGCGTAACCGCCGTAGCCCTCCGTCGGGTTGAAGAGGGAAACCTGCTTCAGGGTCGGCGCCAATCTGACGGCGCGGGCGATATCAGGCAGCCCTTTCAACTGCGCCTCGGCGACCTGCGCTGTTGCGGCGGCGACGGCTCTGCCGACAGCCGTGACACGAACCAGATAGCCGCCGTTCAGCCAGATGGCCACGCCCGTCGGCGCCCCCCTGAGCAGATCGGCCTCAAAACGCTGAGGCAGGACGACGACCCCGTCGACCACGCCGCGCCGCATCAGTTCAAAGCCCTCAGCAGGGGATGAAATCACGGCGGCGACCTCGATCTCGCGCGACGCATTCAGGTCTTCGACAAGAGTGCGCGTCAGCGCTGTCTGCGTCGGTGTCGCTATGGCGATGGGCAGTCCCGTCGCGGCCTGTCCGGCATAGGCGGCCGGATAGTAAAAGGCGTAAAGGACGACGGCCAGGATCAGCAGACTGCTGACCGGCCGCGCACGCGGCAGGTTCCGGAACGTCGCGGCGAAGGCGGCGATAACGCCCTGTTGCGGGAGCGGAAAGTTCAAATTCTCCGGCTTGGGGACAAGACGCGCTCGTACCCGGATGAAAAGCGCCGAAATGATCAGACCGAGCACGGTGACGCCGCTCAGAATCATCAAGTCTCGCCATGCCGATGCGGAAGTCGCACCCGCGACCAGCTGGCCCGTCTGCAGCCGTAGATAGTGCGTATAGGGAAGAATATCGCTCCAGATCCGAGCGAAGCGCGGCCCATGGTCCAGCGGCAGAGTGCCGTTGGAAAAGGCGATGGCCGCACCCGAATAGATGGCGGTGGCCGAGAACGCCATATCCACCTCGCCAAGCGCGGCGACCAGAAAAGCCGACAAGACAACGCTCACCGCCATCAAGGCGAGCATGCCAAGGATCAGCAAAGGAAGAGAGCCTGCTACACCCCAGCCCCGGACGCCGCTGAGCCAGGCGATCCAGGCCAACCCCCACAGGCTGAAGACCACGAAGTGCGGAATGAGTCGCCCGATCAGAGCTGTTGTCGTGAAGCCGCTCGTCTCGGCCTCGAAGTGCTTGAAAGAGCCACCCTGCATTTGCCGACCAACCGCCAACACCGCGGAACAAGCCGCCAGCAGATGAAGGACCCCCGGCGCCAGAAGTCCGCCGAGAAAAAGCTCGAAGCTGAGCTGCGGATTGCCGACGATCGACACCTGGACAGCGGGGAGTTGCAATGCGGTTTCGGGCAATCCTCTCTGGCGCGCGCGTTCTTGCAACTGCTGGCCGGCCGCTGATGCGATGGCCGCGCTCTGCCCCAAGGCCGACAAGGCGCCGACCGTCTGGAAGGCGCCATTGAACGACACGGTCACCTGTTCCGGCCGACGAAACGCCCCGTCAGAAAAATCTGCTGGAAAATGAGCGACGCTGTAAATCTCGCCCCGTCGCATCAAGGCCATGGCCTCTGTCATCGTCGCCGGAGCATGGGTCACGCGAACACCGGCGCTCGCCTCCATGTTGCGAATTGCGGCGCGGCTGAAGGCCGAATTGTCTTGATCGACCACGGCGACCGGGGCCTGACGGATCACTCCAGGGGCCAGCATCGCCGCGATGACCATCAGCAGGATCAGCGGCAGGCCAAAGGCGACGAACGCGTCCCACCGTCGGGTCACCAGGACGCGTGCCTCGTCCCGAACGGCCGATACGAAGACGGCCGCGAGGCGTCTCACCGTGCCGACCAATCGAACAGCACGCTCATGCCAGGCCTCAGGCCGCTGACAGGTCGAACAGGCTTGGCCTTGACCTGAAAGCTTCGCACGTCATAGCCGCTGGACTGCCGGGTTGAGCGCCAGGTGGCGAACTCGCCCTGAGGATTGATGCCGGTGATCCGGAAGGCCACGTCAGCGAGGCCGAGTGCGGGCACATCGCCACGCACGATCGCGCCGATTTTCAGATCGCGAAACTGATCCTCGCGCACACTGAAGGTAACCCAGGGGTCGCCGATGTCCACGATTGTGAAGACTGGCACGCCCGTGAGCACGAGCTCGCCGACATTGGCGAAACGCTCCGCAACCTCGCCGTCGTTTGGCGCAAGCAGTCGTGTCTCACCCTGGAGGCTTTGGACCTCGGCGACGGCGGCCTGCGCGCCTTGCACATTGGCGTCGGCAACGGATTTTTCCTGCGGTCGTGTCCCTGCCAACGCCTTCAGATACTGCTGACGGGCGGCTTCGGACTGCGAGGCTGTAGCAGCGCGAGCGGCCACGGCTTCGTCACGGCGTTGGGCGGAAATCACGCCTTCGGCGAACAGGTTCTCCGCCCGCCGCGCAGTCTGGTCCGCCAAACGAGCCGTCGCCTGGGCGGCGCGCCAGACGGACTCGACCGACTGCACATCCTCGCGGCGAGCGCCTTCGCGGCTCATCGACTGAATGGCCTCACTCGACTGAAGCAGGGCCCGGGCCTGAGCCTCCTTTGCTGCAACCTCGGGGCTGCTCATCAGAGCCAACTCTTGACCTGCCTTCACCTGATCGCCCTCTGACGCCAGGAAGCGCTCCACGCGGCTGGGCACCTTGGTCGCAACGGTAAAGGTCTCCGCCTCAACCATGCCCTGAACCTGATCCTTGGCAGGACGGGCCGCCAGGAAGAGGCCCACGACGATGAAACCGATCAGCAGTACGAGGCCGACGCCCACGATCACAGGCAGAATACGTCGCCGTGCAGACGTACGACTGGCCGCGATCGTCGGCGCACCGTTTGTCGGGGCATCGGCAAAGGGAGGCGTCTCGCTCATGGCGCGCTTATCCGGTCTTCGCGTTGCAGATAGTCGTTCAAGGTCAGATCGCTTCCCGACGCCGCCAGCAAGGCGGCCAGGCTGAGATCATATTCGTAAGCTGCTGCTGCGCGTTGCAAACGCGCGGCCCCCAGAAGATTGCGGGCGTCCACGACCGAGGCGGCTGTGGCCTCGCCTTCACGGAACCCAACCTCCTGAACTCTAAGATTCTCGCTGGCGGCCTCTAGGCTGCTGTCCATGCTCAGAAACTGACGACGCGCCAACTCCGCCTGATTATACGCTCGCGTGACCAGCAATCGGGCGTCGTCTCGGGCCTGTCGTTCCACCTCTGCAGCAGCCGAGGCCTGAGCGCGCGCTGCGCCCAGCATGCGTCGTCGATCCACCGTCGAAATCAGAGTGTAACGGGCGCCGATCCCAACCGCCCAATCCGGCTCGGTCGGCAGAGCGTCGTCTGGGTTCAGGTTGTAGGTTCCGAATGCATAGACGGACGGCTTCATTCGTGACGCCGCGAGATCGGCGCCCGCCTCGGCCAGATCGCGCCCGGCTTGAGCCTGCGCAAGGCGAGCGTTCGCCTGGCTTGCCTGGTCAAGAAACACGCCGGCTGGACCGATTGGGTCACGGTTTACGAACAGGGGCGTGGTCGGAACGACGGCGCCATTGGTGTCAACAATCCTGGCGAGGGACGCCACGGCGTTGTCGTGCTCCAGTTCGGCCCTGTTGACCTGCCGCTGAGCCGCATCGCGGGCGACTTCGACCTGAAGCGTCTGGGCGTGGCTGAGCACGCCTTGCGATTCCAACAGTCGAGCGTTGCGCAAATGCAGATCGAAGCCGTCACGGGTCTCGCGTGCGATCTTCAGCGCTTCGGCGGCCAGCACCTGGCCAAAGTACGCCCGCGCCAGATTGACGTCCTCCAGACTGACCGCTTCCTGCTGCTTCGCCTGCGCCAGCTCCACATTGGCCGCCGCCGCTCGCCGGAGAGCTGGAATCGCGCCGCCGGTGTAGATCGGTTGAAGCGCGGTCACCGTGGGGCGAAAGGTCGTGTCGTCGACCTGCAATCGGACGTCTTGCGGCAAGGCGGCGAAAATTTCGGGAAGCGCCGCTTCCAGCCGCTGGCCGATACTCTGCAACACGTCACCCGGCACACCCGGCAAATCCGAGATGAGCCCAGGAATGGCGGCGCCGAGCTCGGCCTGTGCGCGGTCCAGCGTGTCGCCCAGCGAGAGATCGAATGTCTTGCGATAACGGATCAACTGAGCATCGAGCGCTACGGTCGGCCGATTCAGCCCGGCAGCCACATCCGCCTGAGCCCTGGCGGCCTGCATCCCATAGCCCGCAGCGCGACCGAGACTGGAGTTGGAGCGAACACGTTGTTGAGCGGCCGCATAGGTCAGAGCGACTGTAGCGTCGCCCTGGGCCGCCTCTTGGGGCGCGGCCTGAACTTGGGAGACCGCCGCAAGGGCGTTCGGCGCTGATCCGGCCAAAATGCCCACAGCAACCCAGCCGATCCAAGCTCTACCCATAGCTTCACCCCGACGTCAGCAAGCATAACTAACTCAAGCGCAGCCGTTACGTCCAGCAACTGGCGTTGCGATATCAGCCAACGGTCTAACCCTATCCTCGTTATCGAGCGGTCGCTGTTGGAAGTTAGTTGCCTAGAAGCTGACATCCCTTAGGTCGCCTTGGCGTCAGAAGCCGTCTTTGGTCCCTACCCGCTCACCGCGTTTGGCCCGCTACGCCAAGGGGCCCGCTCGCTCAGTGGATTTTTCCCGATCTACCCTGAGCGACCGGAACGGCCCTTTTGCGCCAGGAGCGGAAACCGCCCAAGGTCCGAAAACGCGACATTCAGATAACTGAGCTGTCGTTCGTGAACGGCTGCAGGGTCAGGACCATCCGCACCAGTTCGGACAGGCTTCCCGCCTGCATTTTTGACATCAGGTTGGCGCGATAGACCTCGACGGTGCGCGGGCTGATGTCGAGGTCGTAGGCGATGACCTTGTTGGCGTGCCCCTCGACGAGCCCCTTCAGCACATCCCGCTCCCGGCCGGACAGGCTGTCGAAGCGGGCGGCGATCTCCCGGCGCTCGGCCTCCGCCGACGCCGCTTCGCCGGCCTTATCGACGACGCGCCGGATCGCCGCCAGCAGCAGGTCGTCGTCGAACGGCTTCTCGATGAAATCGGCTACCCCGGCGTGCATCGCCTCGATCGCCAGGGGCACGTCGGCATGACCGGTGATGATGATCACCGGCTCGCGTGATCCGCCGTCACGCAAGCGCCGCGCCAGTTCGATGCCGGTCATCTCGGGCATGCGAACGTCGGTGACGATGCAGCCGGGCGATCGATCGGACGCGGCGAGAAAGGCGACAGCGGACTCATGGGTGCGGACCGTCAGATCGGCGGTCTCCAGCAGGAAGGCGATCGAGTCCCGCACGGCGGCGTCGTCATCGATCACATGGACGACGGTTTCATTCGCCATCGACCGGCTCCTCTTCAAGGTGGGCGCGCTGCAGGGTGAAGTGGAAATCGGTCCCGCCCGCGTCGTTGGCTTCAAACCAGATTCGGCCGCCGTGGGCCTCGATGATCGTGCGCGAGATCGACAGGCCGACGCCCATGCCGGTGCGCTTGGTCGTCACGAACGGCTGGAACAGCTGGTCCGCCACCTCAGGTAAAATCCCCGCCCCGGTGTCGGAGACCGTGATGCGCACATGCTCGTCGTCGATCGTGGCGACCGTGATCCCGAGGTCCCTGACCGGCGCATCCTCCATCACATCGACGGCGTTGCGGATCAGGTTCAGTAGCACCTGCTGCACCTGAACCTTGTCGGCTGCCACCCGGTCGGCGGCGGGATCGACATCGAAGCGAACGCGGACGCCGTGCTCGCGCGCGCCGACCAGCGCCAGGGCGCTGGCCTCCTCCACCAGCTTGGGCAGGTCCTCGATGCGCCGCTCGGTCTCTCCCCGCGCAACGAAATCACGCAGACGGCGGATGATGACGCCGGCGCGCAGGGCCTGCTCAGCGGCGCGATCGACGGCGTCCGCCACCCGCTCGAGCGGGACCGTCTCGGCCGCCAGCAGACGCCGCGAGCCCTTCAGATAGTTGGCGATGGCCGTAAGCGGCTGGTTCAGTTCGTGCGCCAGGGCCGACGCCATTTCGCCAAGCGCGGTCAGGCGCGAGACGCGCACCAGGTCGGCCTGGAGCTCCTGCAGGCGCGCCTCCGCCTGCTGCCGCTCGGTCAGGTCGCGAACGAATCCGGTGAAGAAGCGTCCTTCGGCGGTGCGCATCTCGCCGACAGACAGCTCCATCGGAAAGGTCGAGCCGTCCCGGCGCTCGCCCACGACCACCCGGCCCAGGCCGATGATCCGCCGCTCACCGGTGCGATAGTACCGCTCCAGATAGCCGTCGTGCGCCTCGCGGTGGGGCGACGGCATCAGGACGCTGACGTTCCGGCCGACCGCCTCGTCCGCCGTCCAGCCGAACAGACGTTCCGCCGCGGGGCTGAAGGCCCGCATGACCCCCTTGTCGTCGATCAGGATCATGGCCTCCGGCACAGTGTTGAGGATCAGGCGCAGATGGGTCTCGCGGCCCGAAAGCTCGCGGTGCGCGCGCTGAAACCACTCTCCGCCCAGCGTTACGGCGGCGGCGACGATGAGGAACAGCAGGGTCTCCAGCCAGGACGGGTCCGTGGTCCGCGCCAGTGCCAGACCGCCGAACAGCCCCAGCAGCGTCGCGAAGACGCCTGGCCCGGCGCCCCCGAGCGCCGCGCCGACCACGACGGCCGGCACGAAGATCAGGAAGGACGCCTGCGCGTCCAACGGGTCCGGCAGTTGCAGCCGCACCAGGGCCGCCAGGCCGGCGACGAGCAGCGAAGCCCCCGCAGCGATCCACGGCGAGTGCGGTCGGATCAGGGCCGACGGCGAGGTGATCGGCGATCGGAAGACGCGCATCGATCCTTCCCTACCCTTTCCGGCCACCGCTCCGCGCCTCCGCAATTCCCCCTAGGGTCAAGACCCAAATACCGGGATGCAGGGAGTGGTTCTACACCGCCGTCATCGCCAGACGCCGGATGGACCGGCGGACATCCCAAGGATACAGGCCATGAGCGCCCCCCTCGTCGATCTCTCCATCCACCACCAGCCCAAGGGGCTGTCGGACCGCGTCGCATTCGGCTTCACCAAGCTGCTGCGCTGGTGCGCCGACACCTTCTTCGCCAAGCGCTACGGCCACCGCGCCGTCGTTCTGGAGACGGTCGCGGCCGTGCCCGGGATGGTCGGCGCCACCATCAACCACCTCAGCTGCCTGCGCCGCATGTGCGACGACAAGGGGTGGATCAAGACGTTGATGGACGAGGCCGAGAACGAGCGCATGCACCTGATGACCTTCATCGAGGTGGCCAAGCCGACCCTGTTCGAGCGGTTCGTCATCGTCTCGGTGCAGTGGGTCTTCTACCTGTTCTTCTTCGCCCTCTACCTGGTCTCCTCCAAGACGGCGCACCGCGTGGTCGGCTATTTCGAGGAAGAGGCGGTGATCAGCTACACCCACTACCTGGCCGAGATCGACGAGGGCCGCAGCCCCAACGTCCCCGCTCCGGCGATCGCCAAGGCCTATTGGGGCCTGCTCGAGGACGCCACCCTGCGTGATGTGGTGCTGGTCGTCCGGGCCGACGAAGCCCACCACCGCGACGTCAACCACGGCTACGCCAACGAGCTCGGCGGCCTGCCGGTCCCGGCGGTGGCGCCCTGCCCGCCCCACATCGCCCTCGAGCCCACCTGGAAGACTGCAGCCTGACCCACGTCGTTAGACCTTGTGAAGCCCCCGGCCATCCGCCCGGGGGCTTTGTTTTACCGCCCACGCCACGACTGCGTTGCGCCAGGAGCGGTCATGCGGACCATGCCGGAAAGACGACATTCCGTGCGTGGATCAGAGGTCCTCTTTAGGGGGCGATGGCTGCTTCGCAAACCAACCCGTTGCGGACGTTGAGCTCGAGCCAAGATCGCATAGGCTAGCCTCATGGGACTTCTGACCTTCAGCATCAACCTCACTCTAGATGGCTGCGTCGACCATCAGGAAGGCATCGCCGACGACGAGACGCACGCCTTTTTTACCCGCTTGATGGACGAGAACGGCGCGATGCTCTGGGGTCGTGTGACCTACGAGATGATGGAGAGATACTGGCCTACCGTCGCTAGTGGCGAGGTGGATGCACCTGCGGCGATCCGCGAGTGGGCGGTCAAGCTGGAAGACAAACCAAAGTATGTGGCGTCAACGACGCGTACGACGTTCCCGTGGACAAACAGCCACCATCTTGGCAGCGACTTACATGCGGCGGTGCAAGCGCTGAAGGACGCTACGCCGGCTGGCGTGCTCCTCGGCAGCGACAAGCTGGCGACGGAACTAGATCGGTTGAATCTGATCGACGAATACAAGCTCGTCGTTCATCCAAGGATCGCAGGGCACGGTCCGACCCTTTATCACGCCGGCTTGTCCGCAACACGCAGACTAGAACTGCTCTCGACCAAGCCTTTCAGTAACGGCGCGGTCGCTATGCATTACCGAGCTCATTGATTGAAAGTTGGGACGATGTCCGCTTCCCACCCGAGGCGGACATCGGCCCAGCCGATTAGGCTAGTGCGATCTGGGGTATTCGCATGTCAAAGTCGCCTGCTGGATCGTTCAACTGACCATGGGCAGTGATGTCCAGCGTGACGGCATGTTCCTCGAACTGTCGGATGGGGTGATCGAACACGCGCTCTTGGCAGAGGTTTTCTACGCTGACGCAAACGGTCAGATGACCTTGGCGACGTTTGATAACGGAAGCATCCCCCTTGAAGTCGTGGAGTGGCTCATCTCGTAAGCTAAGCGAAGGCTACCGCCAGTCGATGACCGCTAACCACCCGTAGCGGACATTTGAGGTGCCTGATCCAATCGGCCTTGGTCACAAAGTCAGGCTGACGTTCCTCGCCCCGACGTTTCGGCCTGCACCCCATCCGCCTCTGCATCCGGATCGCGGCCTTCGCTGCGGTCAAACCATCGCATCACCGGCGTGACCGTGATCCCGTGCAGCAGGATCGACATCAGGCAGATCAGCCCCACGATGGCCCACAGCCGGTCGTCGCTCTCGAACGGCGCGGCGTTCAGCCCATAGGCCAGATAGTAGAAGGAGCCCACGCCCCGGATCCCGAAGAAGGCCAGAATCAGCTTCTCGCGCATCGGCCGCCTCCAGCCGATGAAGCCGATCATCCCGGTCAGAGGCCGCACCACCAGCACAATCGCCAACGCCACCATCGCATCCAGCGGCCGCAGCGGCGCCAGCAGGCCCGACGCCAGCCCCCCGCCGAACAGCACCAGCACCACCATCATCGCCATACGCTCGATCTGCTCGATGAAGTCGTGCATCTCGACTTGGAAATCGTGGTCCCGGTCGGCGTGCCGGAACGCCAGCGCCGTGATGAACACCGCCAGAAAGCCGTAGCAGTGCAGCATCTCCGTCACCGAGTATGAGATGAAGGTCGCCGCCAGGGCGATGAACCCGTCGCGCGTCGCGGCCAGTCGCGTGCTGGCCGGAATGGTGAAGGTTAGCCAGCCGAACAGCCAGCCGATCGCCCAGCCGATGCCCAGCCCGGCGCCGATTTCCCACAGCACGCTGACGGTCAGCCACTCTACGAACCAGTCGTCCTTCTGGCCCGCCGCCACCAGGGCCAGGGCGATGGCCAGGTTCACGAACGGGAACGCCAACCCGTCGTTCAGCCCCGCCTCGGACGTCAGGCCGAACCGCACCTCGTCTTCACGCCCTTCGCCCGGCGCCGCCACCTGGATGTCCGACGCCAGCACAGGATCCGTCGGCGCCAGCGTGCCGGCCAGCAGGATCGCCCCCGCCAGGCCCAGCCCCAGGACCGTCCATCCCAGCAGCGCGATCGCCACGATCGACAGCATCATGGTGACGCCCAGCAACCGCCAGGTCACGCCCCATCGCCTCGGATTGAAGATCCGGTCGATCTTCAGCCCTGCCCCCATCAGGGCGATGATCACCACGAACTCGGTCAGCCGCTCGGTGATCTCGGGATAGGTCTGCGGCAGCGGATCGAACCCCACCTGCGGCAGGCTGAACAGCGCGGCCCCAAGCCCGACGCAGACGATCGGCAGCGAAAGCGGCGCGCGCCGGAACACCAGCGGCAGCCACGCCACCAGCGCGACCAGCGCCCCCACCACAAACAGCATGAGGATATAGGAATCGGGCATGGCTCTCCGGAGGATCGACAAGGCGTCGTTCCCTTAATGCGGCAACGCCCGTCCGGTTACCGGTCGTTTCTAGAGGCTATGGTTCCACGCCCCGTTGTTTCGATGAGGAACGTCCACTAATCACCCCGATTTGGCGTCAAGGGCGACTGCTTTCCGGCCTAACGGCCAACATCCGCGTTCGGCGCCAAAGCCCAGGACCGAAATCGACCCGTTGCGGAACTATCCGCTTGTCTCGATCCATCGGCCAGCTAACGTATTGCGATGGAAATCAGCCGCAGAATCGTCGTTGCTGGCGTGGGCTTGGCCGTCACTTCACCGCTTCGCGCGTCTGCTGCGGACATGGAAAGTTCATCGATGTACGGCTTGATCGGCAAAATGACAGCGCAGCCAGGTCATCGCGACGAGCTGGTCAGAGTCCTCATCGAGGGTGTAAGCGGACTGCCGGGCTGTTTGAGCTACATCGTTGCTTTGGACCCGCTAGAGCCGGAGGTGATTTGGATCACAGAGGCATGGCAGAGCAAGGAAGCGCACGGCGCGTCACTCACGCTTCCGGCGGTCCGCGATGCGATCTCGAGAGGGCGACCGATGATCGCGGGAATGTCGAGGGTGGCCGAGACGGCGCCCGCAGGAGGGTACGGCCTCTCGGCGCCTGCCCACTAACATCCGCTTCCCACCCAAAGCTGACCATCGCCGGGCTTGCTTCAGGGCCCGGCTTAGGGTCACAAGTCGATTTGCTCTGACATCTCCCAGGCGTCATCCACCTCGATACCGAGATATCTGACTATGCTCTCCAATCTCCTGTGGCCGATCAGGAGCTGGCATGCGCGAAGATTGCCTGTCATTCTTGTGAATGAGCGAGACCTTAGTGCGTCTAAGGCTGTGAGCGCCGTACCCTTAGGGCTCTAGGTCAATCAACGGCGCCATCGGTCTATCAGCCCAGCATACGGCCTGGCGCCGATGTGCTGGCCGCACCGGCTCCGGCTTGGGAACGGCCAGTCGTCTTCAGGCTGGCGCGGCACACTCAGGCGAGCAGCGATCGCATCACGCGCAGGCTCGGTGATCTCAACGGGCACAGGTCTCCCGGTCTTCTGTTGGATGACGACCGACCGCTGACGGAGAACACCGCCTCTCGCCGCATCGCTCACGCGAAGTCGGACCAGGTCGCAGGCGCGTAGTTTCGAATCCAACGCGCAGTTGAACACGGCGAGGTCGCGAAATCTCCTAGCCACACTCAACTGTTGTCGGATGGACCAGATGAGCTTGGGCTTAAGCGGCGCCTTGGGGCCGATTAGACGGCGCGTTCCCTGAGGGCTTCGGTTGTAGGAACAGGTCAGACTGTCGCATGCCCCCTCCTCTGAGGTCGCCTGCCTGTCGTGACGCCTGCTTCCAGATAATGAACTTCTGGGCGCCAGTCCCAGACATTCACTGCCGCATTGTTTGGCAATAGCCGCGCCTACTCCGACGGTCGATGCTATGCTGAACGCGGCAACCGTATGGTGAAACAGCTGCCGGCGCCCGGACCGTCGCTTTCCACGCGGATGTCGCCCTTATGCAGATCGACCAGTTGGCGGACCAGGGCGAGACCGATGCCAAGGCCTTCGCTGGATCGATCGTCGGGCCCCTTCAACTGCGTGTACAGCTCAAAGACCCGAGCTTGCATATCCTTGGAAATGCCGACGCCAGTGTCGGAGACGGCGACTTCGACGTAGTCGGGCCCGGCGTTCGCCCGGAGCTGGATCGTCCCGCCCGACGGGGTGTATTTGGCTGCGTTGGTCAGCAGATTGCTGACGATCTGCGATAGGCGGGTGAAGTCGGCTGTGACCCATACGGCTTCCGTCGGTAGGTCAAACGTGAAGGCATGCCCACCCGCGTCGATCTTGGGACGGCTTGTATCGATCGCGGAGTCCAGCACGGTCTTTAACTGCACCCGTTCGAGGCGCAGGGCGATCTTGCCCTGATCTATCCTCGAAACGTCAAGCAGATCCTCGACAAGCCGCGAGAGGTGAAACACTTGGGTCGCCATCCGCTCCCGGATGACGGCGGCTTGATCTGGCTCGCCGGCGCGATCGAGCAACTTCAGCCCTGCGTTCAGGGCCATGAGGGGATTGCGTAGCTCATGACCCAAGACCGCCAGGAACTCGTTCTTGCGTTGATCTGCGGCGCTCAAGGCCGTCGCATGCACGTCCAATTCGTCTCGTTGCAGGCGTAGCCCATCTGGTCGCGGGCCTGCACTAGCCTCCGCTTGATCGACGCACGGGCATAGTGACGGAAGTCGAAATGATAGCGCTGGAACAGCGCCTCCAGCAGCAGTTGGATTTCGAGGTCTTCGAGAGCGTCGGCCATGGATCAGCGCGGCATCCACACGCGGACCAGAGAGAGCAACTTATCGACATCCAGGGGCTTGGCCATGTAGTCGTTGGCCCCTGCTGCGAGACAGCGTTCCTGGTCGTCCGGCATGGCTTTGGCGGTCAGCATCAGGATCGGCAGGCCGCCCCAGCGTCCATCGCTCCGGATGCGCTGTGTCGCGGTGAGCCCGTCCATGACCGGCATCATCACATCCATCAGAACGAGGTCTATGGCGGGTGCAGAGGCGGCGGACGCATCGAGCGCGTCGAGCGCTTCCTGCCCGTTGCGCGCGATCTGCACGACGGCGCCGCGAGGTTCGAGCACGCTGGTGAGGGAATAGATGTTTCGGACATCATCCTCGACGACGAGGATGCGCCGGCCTTCCAGCACGGCGTCTCGATTTCGCGCCTTCTGGATCATGCGCTGCTGTTCGGGCGGCATGTCGGCGACCACCTGGTGGAGGAACAGCGAGACCTCATCCAGCAGGCGTTCCGGCGACTTGGCGCCC from Brevundimonas fontaquae includes these protein-coding regions:
- a CDS encoding ABC transporter permease → MTRRWDAFVAFGLPLILLMVIAAMLAPGVIRQAPVAVVDQDNSAFSRAAIRNMEASAGVRVTHAPATMTEAMALMRRGEIYSVAHFPADFSDGAFRRPEQVTVSFNGAFQTVGALSALGQSAAIASAAGQQLQERARQRGLPETALQLPAVQVSIVGNPQLSFELFLGGLLAPGVLHLLAACSAVLAVGRQMQGGSFKHFEAETSGFTTTALIGRLIPHFVVFSLWGLAWIAWLSGVRGWGVAGSLPLLILGMLALMAVSVVLSAFLVAALGEVDMAFSATAIYSGAAIAFSNGTLPLDHGPRFARIWSDILPYTHYLRLQTGQLVAGATSASAWRDLMILSGVTVLGLIISALFIRVRARLVPKPENLNFPLPQQGVIAAFAATFRNLPRARPVSSLLILAVVLYAFYYPAAYAGQAATGLPIAIATPTQTALTRTLVEDLNASREIEVAAVISSPAEGFELMRRGVVDGVVVLPQRFEADLLRGAPTGVAIWLNGGYLVRVTAVGRAVAAATAQVAEAQLKGLPDIARAVRLAPTLKQVSLFNPTEGYGGYAVPAVSLIILQQTLLLGAGVITAVRRETGAARLKRSARLGLWLALTAIGTASSLFYFGFVFWFQDYPRAGNLIGVLLLAPIFSAAVAAVGLLLGALFDRHERVLQVLVGTSAPLFFLSGAAWPHFMMPEGLVWLAHFSPSTAAVQAFVRLNAMGASLSEVSGLAAILTGLAFVYGGLWVVGGPARSDLRR
- a CDS encoding HlyD family secretion protein, whose protein sequence is MSETPPFADAPTNGAPTIAASRTSARRRILPVIVGVGLVLLIGFIVVGLFLAARPAKDQVQGMVEAETFTVATKVPSRVERFLASEGDQVKAGQELALMSSPEVAAKEAQARALLQSSEAIQSMSREGARREDVQSVESVWRAAQATARLADQTARRAENLFAEGVISAQRRDEAVAARAATASQSEAARQQYLKALAGTRPQEKSVADANVQGAQAAVAEVQSLQGETRLLAPNDGEVAERFANVGELVLTGVPVFTIVDIGDPWVTFSVREDQFRDLKIGAIVRGDVPALGLADVAFRITGINPQGEFATWRSTRQSSGYDVRSFQVKAKPVRPVSGLRPGMSVLFDWSAR
- a CDS encoding TolC family protein; the encoded protein is MGRAWIGWVAVGILAGSAPNALAAVSQVQAAPQEAAQGDATVALTYAAAQQRVRSNSSLGRAAGYGMQAARAQADVAAGLNRPTVALDAQLIRYRKTFDLSLGDTLDRAQAELGAAIPGLISDLPGVPGDVLQSIGQRLEAALPEIFAALPQDVRLQVDDTTFRPTVTALQPIYTGGAIPALRRAAAANVELAQAKQQEAVSLEDVNLARAYFGQVLAAEALKIARETRDGFDLHLRNARLLESQGVLSHAQTLQVEVARDAAQRQVNRAELEHDNAVASLARIVDTNGAVVPTTPLFVNRDPIGPAGVFLDQASQANARLAQAQAGRDLAEAGADLAASRMKPSVYAFGTYNLNPDDALPTEPDWAVGIGARYTLISTVDRRRMLGAARAQASAAAEVERQARDDARLLVTRAYNQAELARRQFLSMDSSLEAASENLRVQEVGFREGEATAASVVDARNLLGAARLQRAAAAYEYDLSLAALLAASGSDLTLNDYLQREDRISAP
- the fixJ gene encoding response regulator FixJ, which produces MANETVVHVIDDDAAVRDSIAFLLETADLTVRTHESAVAFLAASDRSPGCIVTDVRMPEMTGIELARRLRDGGSREPVIIITGHADVPLAIEAMHAGVADFIEKPFDDDLLLAAIRRVVDKAGEAASAEAERREIAARFDSLSGRERDVLKGLVEGHANKVIAYDLDISPRTVEVYRANLMSKMQAGSLSELVRMVLTLQPFTNDSSVI